The window TTGCAGGAACGCACTTCGCGGCACGGTCGCCGCGCCGGTGAAAAGCGTCTCGCTCGCTTCCTTGGATCGGCCCACGCTGCTGTAGATATTGGCCAGGACGCGATACGCCGCCACATTGGACCGGTCCAGACGCAGGGCCTCCCTGAAAGCCTCGATCGACTCGTCATTCTGATTGAGAGCCCGAAGGGCAAATCCAAGCGTGGTGAAGCTGTTGACGGAGCCCGGAGCGCGCTCCACACCCATTCTGGCAGCAGCCAGGGCTTCGTCAAACCGCCGGCCGGCCAGCAGGGCAAGCGTCCTCGAGTACTCCGGCCCGACGAACGCCGGATCCATCGCTCTTGCCCGATCCGACGCCGCCAGCGCTTCAGCGGCCTGGCCACGGGATGCCAGAATGAACGATTTCAGATTGAGCGCGTATTTTTCAGCGTCGGGATAGCCTCCCGCAAGCGCGATCGCCGTCAGCCGCAGCGCATTTTCCTCGTCGCGATACTCGCGCCAGTAAATCCCCGCTGCTATTTCGGGATCGATGTGTTCCAGAAGGTTCAGGGCAGCCCTTCTGAACAGGCCGTCGGGGCCCTGCGATGTTTCGACATCGATCAGGGTCTCGCGGCCGGGGGTCTGGCGCAGACGCAGCCGCGTCAGGTCACGACCGTCTTCCCTGCGGGTGGTGATTTCACCCGATATCTGAATGAGGGTCTTTCCCAGCACGCGCTGGATCAACGACTGAACCGACTTCAGATCGAGATTGCCGGTTGGCGTTTCGATCGAGGACAACGCCTCCAGCAGGTGCGCATCGCCAATTTGCGTTTTCGGCTTGGCCGCGGTCGAACTCTTGTTCAGGATCGAAATCTCATCCAGCAATTGCTGGGTCGCCGCTTCGGAAGAATAGCCCATCACCTCGAACGACTGCGGCACGCGGAGATATGACATCACGACGCCGGTGTCGCGGATCGCGTTCGAGAGGACGACTGTCGCAAGCACCGCAGGAACGACGGTGATGAAAACCACCGCGATGGCCTTGACGACCATGACCAGCTCGCCGAACGTGCGCCTTTCGAGCTGGGATTTCAGGAAATGTTTTTTTGGAGCGGCGACGCGCTGCCGCGTCGTTTTCGATGTCGCGGCTTTTGCTGACTGGACGGGCGCCACAACGGCGATCAGCGTATCGACGGAAGCAATTGAGATGCAACCCGTCGATGGCCTTCTACTGTCAAATGGCTGCCATCCGACTGCTTCAAGCCAGCCGCCAACGCCGCCCATACGAGACGATCGGAGTGAACGATCTTGATTCCGCGCGCGCGCAACTGCTGCTCTATGCTGGCCATGTTCGCCTGACGCACGGCGGGATCAAAATTCCCTCGGCGAAAATCGTTGGTGCCAAATTGCAGGATCACGATCTTTGTGCCCTCGGGCACTTCACTCGATAGTCGAGCCAGCATTCCGGTCGTTGTATCACCCGATATGCCAGCGTTCGCGACGCGCATTCTGGAGCCCTTAGCCTCCAACATTGCCTGGAGCTGCGCAGGATAAGACTCGGACGAGCTTACTCCGCGACCTTGAGTGTTACTTCCTCCGATGGCGACGACTTGCGCTGATGCGGAACAGATCAAAGCAAAAAAGAGAAATGCCACAACGTGCAAAGTGCACACGGTTTTCAAAGATTTCACGCCAAATCCCCCAAAATTAAATACGAAAAATGGGAAGGATAGCTGCAATTTAAATGCAATTTAAAAAGAGTAGCTACATTTTAGGGAGGGCGCAACTCTTAAGT is drawn from Nitrobacteraceae bacterium AZCC 2146 and contains these coding sequences:
- a CDS encoding tetratricopeptide (TPR) repeat protein (product_source=COG0457; cath_funfam=1.25.40.10; cog=COG0457; pfam=PF13414; smart=SM00028; superfamily=48452; transmembrane_helix_parts=Inside_1_76,TMhelix_77_99,Outside_100_506) codes for the protein MGGVGGWLEAVGWQPFDSRRPSTGCISIASVDTLIAVVAPVQSAKAATSKTTRQRVAAPKKHFLKSQLERRTFGELVMVVKAIAVVFITVVPAVLATVVLSNAIRDTGVVMSYLRVPQSFEVMGYSSEAATQQLLDEISILNKSSTAAKPKTQIGDAHLLEALSSIETPTGNLDLKSVQSLIQRVLGKTLIQISGEITTRREDGRDLTRLRLRQTPGRETLIDVETSQGPDGLFRRAALNLLEHIDPEIAAGIYWREYRDEENALRLTAIALAGGYPDAEKYALNLKSFILASRGQAAEALAASDRARAMDPAFVGPEYSRTLALLAGRRFDEALAAARMGVERAPGSVNSFTTLGFALRALNQNDESIEAFREALRLDRSNVAAYRVLANIYSSVGRSKEASETLFTGAATVPRSAFLQFDYGEDLRKNGRPHDAVGPFRKAYGLQPDNLVFVIALADAELSEGRDAEALRLASIVKTRVSNGEKVAPNLKARSDAMIARLGNTP
- a CDS encoding acyl-CoA thioesterase-1 (product_source=KO:K10804; cath_funfam=3.40.50.1110; cleavage_site_network=SignalP-noTM; cog=COG2755; ko=KO:K10804; pfam=PF13472; superfamily=52266; transmembrane_helix_parts=Inside_1_6,TMhelix_7_29,Outside_30_169), giving the protein MKSLKTVCTLHVVAFLFFALICSASAQVVAIGGSNTQGRGVSSSESYPAQLQAMLEAKGSRMRVANAGISGDTTTGMLARLSSEVPEGTKIVILQFGTNDFRRGNFDPAVRQANMASIEQQLRARGIKIVHSDRLVWAALAAGLKQSDGSHLTVEGHRRVASQLLPSIR